A genomic region of Acidobacteriota bacterium contains the following coding sequences:
- a CDS encoding amidase: MAPFNELTWLDATAQAALVRRGEVTPLELVDAAIRRIEQINPQLNAVITPMFDLARAAAQQPPSVMPQGPFTGVPFLLKDLQAAYEGVPMSAGSRWLRNFKPNGDSELVKRYKRAGLLVVGKTNTPEFGLLPTTEPEAFGATRNPWDVTRTPGGSSGGSAAAVAAGMTAFAHANDGGGSIRIPAACCGLFGLKPTRGRNPLGPHFGDIFGGLVVEHAVTRSVRDSAALLDATAGYDPGDPYIAPVPARPFLHEAGAPPGQLRIAFSTQAYTGAPVHPACVAAVQDAAKLCTDLGHEVTEAAPQLHGEMLSKAFFTVWAAGCAWTIDSYSFAVGGKPTAEDIEPLTRVIIELGRKRTAPEYLLAVQTLQIFARRVAQFMASYDVFLTPVLAEPPLPLGTLAPTAEDAMAGMKRSGLFTPFTALQNMTGQPAMSVPLYWPSDGDAAGLPLGVQFAGRYGDEATLFRLAAQLEAARPWADKHPPVSA, from the coding sequence ATGGCGCCCTTCAACGAACTCACCTGGCTCGATGCCACCGCGCAAGCCGCACTCGTGCGACGCGGCGAAGTCACACCGCTGGAATTGGTGGATGCCGCCATCCGCCGCATCGAACAGATCAACCCACAACTCAACGCCGTCATCACGCCGATGTTTGATTTGGCGCGCGCGGCGGCGCAACAACCCCCGTCGGTGATGCCGCAAGGCCCTTTTACCGGCGTGCCGTTTTTGCTGAAAGATTTGCAGGCCGCCTACGAAGGCGTGCCCATGAGCGCTGGTTCACGCTGGTTGCGCAACTTCAAACCGAACGGCGACAGCGAACTCGTCAAACGCTACAAACGCGCTGGCCTGCTTGTCGTCGGCAAAACCAATACGCCCGAATTCGGTTTGTTGCCGACGACCGAGCCGGAAGCCTTTGGCGCGACGCGCAATCCCTGGGATGTGACGCGCACGCCCGGCGGTTCGAGCGGCGGTTCAGCGGCGGCAGTCGCGGCGGGCATGACTGCGTTTGCGCATGCCAATGACGGCGGGGGTTCAATTCGCATTCCGGCGGCTTGTTGTGGCCTGTTCGGCTTGAAACCGACGCGCGGGCGCAATCCGTTGGGGCCGCATTTCGGCGACATATTCGGCGGGCTGGTGGTCGAACACGCGGTCACGCGTTCGGTGCGCGACAGCGCCGCCTTGCTCGACGCCACCGCTGGCTATGATCCCGGCGATCCTTACATTGCGCCCGTGCCCGCGCGTCCGTTCCTGCACGAAGCCGGTGCGCCGCCCGGCCAGTTGCGCATTGCCTTCAGCACGCAAGCCTACACCGGCGCGCCCGTGCATCCCGCTTGCGTCGCCGCCGTGCAGGACGCCGCCAAACTCTGCACTGATCTGGGCCACGAAGTCACCGAAGCCGCGCCGCAGTTGCATGGCGAGATGTTGTCGAAAGCTTTCTTCACGGTTTGGGCGGCGGGTTGCGCGTGGACAATTGACAGCTATTCCTTCGCCGTGGGCGGCAAACCAACGGCGGAAGACATCGAACCGCTGACGCGCGTGATAATCGAACTCGGGCGCAAGCGCACGGCACCCGAATATCTGCTGGCCGTGCAAACGCTGCAAATCTTCGCCCGGCGCGTGGCGCAGTTTATGGCATCGTATGATGTTTTCCTGACACCCGTGCTGGCCGAACCGCCGTTGCCGTTGGGCACGCTCGCGCCAACAGCAGAGGACGCAATGGCCGGGATGAAACGGTCGGGTTTATTCACGCCCTTCACCGCCCTGCAAAACATGACCGGGCAACCGGCGATGTCGGTGCCGCTTTATTGGCCCTCGGACGGGGACGCCGCAGGCTTGCCGTTAGGCGTGCAATTCGCCGGACGTTACGGCGACGAAGCGACGCTCTTCCGCTTGGCCGCGCAATTGGAAGCAGCGCGACCGTGGGCGGATAAGCATCCGCCCGTTTCTGCCTGA
- a CDS encoding Gfo/Idh/MocA family oxidoreductase: protein MKTIIRCTLLLALSGFFAVHAAAQTAEIKIGIIGTDTSHVPAFTKLLNDKNDPNHIPGARVVAAFKGGSADVESSRTRVDNYAAEIKEKYGVELVNSIEELCQRVDAVLLESVDGRPHLNQVRPVLKAGKRVFLDKPFAASYADAREIVRLARAANVAFFSSSSLRYSADVQAIRNSDKHGGITGAFAYGPENFEPHHPDLFWYGIHAVEMLYTLMGPGCETVTRVKSEGGDTVTGKWKDGRLGTMRGITQGKQDYGAVAFGVKATLTTPSPLKVDYRPLLVEIIKFFQTGVPPIQPEETLEVMAFMEAADLSKARGGVPVLLKEVTEQKK, encoded by the coding sequence ATGAAAACCATCATCCGCTGCACGCTGCTCTTGGCGCTGTCCGGTTTCTTTGCCGTACACGCCGCCGCCCAGACTGCTGAAATCAAAATCGGCATCATCGGCACCGACACCTCGCACGTCCCCGCCTTCACCAAACTGCTCAACGACAAGAACGACCCGAACCACATCCCCGGCGCGCGCGTCGTCGCGGCCTTCAAAGGCGGCAGCGCCGATGTCGAATCGAGCCGCACGCGCGTTGATAATTACGCGGCAGAGATCAAAGAGAAATACGGCGTCGAGCTGGTCAATTCGATTGAAGAGCTTTGCCAGCGCGTGGACGCGGTGTTGCTTGAAAGTGTGGACGGACGGCCCCACTTGAATCAGGTGCGGCCTGTGCTTAAAGCGGGCAAGCGCGTGTTCCTTGATAAGCCCTTCGCCGCCAGTTACGCCGATGCGCGCGAGATTGTGCGCTTGGCGCGGGCTGCGAATGTGGCGTTTTTCAGTTCATCGAGTTTGCGTTACAGCGCCGATGTGCAGGCCATCCGCAACAGCGACAAACACGGCGGCATCACGGGCGCGTTTGCTTACGGGCCGGAAAATTTCGAGCCGCATCACCCAGATTTATTTTGGTATGGCATCCACGCCGTCGAGATGCTTTACACGCTGATGGGGCCGGGCTGCGAAACGGTCACGCGCGTCAAATCAGAAGGCGGCGATACCGTCACCGGCAAATGGAAAGACGGACGCCTCGGCACCATGCGCGGCATCACGCAGGGCAAACAGGATTACGGCGCGGTGGCATTTGGAGTGAAAGCGACGCTGACGACGCCATCGCCACTGAAGGTGGATTACCGCCCGCTACTGGTCGAGATCATCAAGTTCTTCCAAACGGGCGTACCACCAATTCAGCCGGAAGAGACGCTGGAAGTCATGGCGTTTATGGAGGCGGCGGATTTGAGCAAGGCGCGCGGCGGTGTGCCGGTGCTGTTAAAAGAAGTGACGGAGCAAAAGAAATAA
- a CDS encoding Uma2 family endonuclease — translation MSTQSGSALAVPILLERAEAQLQPTPFYLPKGFDYLLLRLAEGRFTPADFAAFAAENPDLRLEMNKEGEMIVMMPVGPVGSNRNGRLTARLFNWADLDATGIAFDATAGFKLPNGAERSPDASWIRLERWEALTLEEQETFSPICPDFVVELRSRSDRLKTLRAKMEEYLENGAQLGWLLDPLKKKVHVYRPGAPVEILDNPSEVSGEPLLPGFMLKLAGIID, via the coding sequence ATGAGTACACAATCAGGTTCCGCACTCGCCGTGCCCATCCTATTGGAACGTGCCGAAGCACAGCTTCAGCCAACACCATTCTATCTGCCAAAAGGTTTTGACTATCTGCTGCTGCGGCTCGCTGAGGGCCGCTTTACACCCGCCGACTTCGCGGCCTTTGCCGCAGAAAATCCCGATCTCAGACTCGAAATGAATAAGGAGGGGGAAATGATTGTGATGATGCCCGTTGGCCCCGTGGGGTCAAACCGCAACGGTAGACTTACGGCACGGTTGTTTAACTGGGCCGACCTGGATGCCACCGGAATCGCCTTTGACGCCACGGCTGGGTTCAAGCTGCCCAACGGCGCGGAACGTTCGCCCGATGCCTCGTGGATTCGGTTGGAGCGCTGGGAGGCGTTGACGCTGGAAGAGCAGGAAACCTTTTCGCCCATCTGCCCGGACTTCGTCGTCGAGTTGCGCTCGCGCAGCGACCGCTTGAAAACGCTGCGTGCGAAAATGGAGGAATACCTTGAGAACGGCGCGCAACTCGGCTGGCTGCTTGATCCGCTTAAAAAGAAAGTCCATGTTTATCGCCCCGGCGCGCCCGTCGAGATACTCGACAACCCCAGCGAGGTTTCGGGCGAACCGTTATTGCCGGGCTTTATGCTGAAGCTGGCGGGGATTATTGATTGA
- the pdxH gene encoding pyridoxamine 5'-phosphate oxidase encodes MTQALLARRRDYVSQPLTEDSVAADPLEQFNHWFHDALTAEQPDVEAMTLATAANDGRVSGRIVLLKGCDARGFVFFTNYESRKGQELAQQPFASLTFYWHTLNRQVRIEGKVEQVARLESENYFQTRPRGSQIGAWASPQSRELENRASLEQRVAEFTERFETAPMQCPPFWGGYLLRPDYLEFWQGRESRLHDRIVYSLQGREWRRLRLAP; translated from the coding sequence ATCACCCAAGCCTTGTTGGCACGCCGCCGCGATTATGTTTCGCAACCGTTGACGGAAGATTCAGTCGCCGCTGATCCACTCGAACAATTCAACCACTGGTTTCACGACGCCTTAACAGCGGAACAACCGGATGTCGAAGCGATGACCTTGGCGACGGCGGCCAATGACGGACGCGTCTCAGGCCGGATTGTGCTATTGAAAGGATGCGATGCGCGCGGTTTTGTCTTCTTTACCAATTACGAAAGCCGCAAAGGGCAAGAGTTGGCGCAACAGCCGTTTGCTTCGTTGACGTTTTATTGGCACACGCTCAACCGGCAGGTACGCATTGAAGGCAAAGTCGAACAGGTCGCGCGCCTAGAGTCCGAAAATTACTTTCAAACGCGCCCGCGCGGCAGTCAGATCGGCGCTTGGGCTTCGCCGCAAAGCAGGGAATTGGAAAACCGCGCCTCATTGGAACAGCGCGTGGCCGAGTTCACCGAGCGGTTTGAAACCGCGCCGATGCAGTGCCCGCCTTTCTGGGGCGGCTATTTGCTGCGCCCCGATTACCTCGAATTTTGGCAGGGCCGCGAGAGTCGCTTGCACGACCGCATTGTTTATTCATTGCAAGGCAGGGAGTGGCGCAGGCTGCGGCTCGCGCCCTAA
- a CDS encoding S9 family peptidase produces MATTSSFGSWKSSVTADLIVSESIGLSAIALDGADVYWVEMRPAEKGRYVIVRRTPDGRCADFTPPEYNVRTRVHEYGGGSYVVSEGTVYFSSFTDQRLYGQRQPTSPPVPFTQKTALRFADAVIDRRRNHLICICEDHRTAGSEPINSIIAFSLDHPISSLTPPSKIITLAAEHDFFSSPRLSPAGDQLVWLTWNHPHMPWDGTELWLADVNADGALSNQRVIAGGVNEAIFQPQWSPDGTLYFVSDRTGWWNLYRWRNGQAEALCPMEAEFGLPHWVFGMSTYAFASAEQIVCSYMKDGFAHLALLDTNTQQLENIATPYSRIDNVRANAQRAVFLAGSPTESTAIVSFDLATRQFTTLQQANKLALDPGYISAPQAIEFPTTNGLTAHAFFYPPKNKDCAAPAGEHPPLLVMSHGGPTAMASPTLDLETQFWTSRGIAVLDVNYGGSTGFGRAYRERLNGNWGVVDVDDCVNGARYLAEQGLVDGERLAITGGSAGGYTTLCALTFRDAFKAGASHYGVSDLIALDEDTHKFESRYTQGLVGTSRELYIARSPIHHVDKLNVPVIFFQGLEDKIVPPNQAEKMVEALRRKGLPVAYVAFEGEQHGFRQAANIKRALEGELYFYARVFGFALADQIEPVPIENM; encoded by the coding sequence ATGGCTACGACCTCCTCCTTCGGTTCTTGGAAATCCTCTGTCACGGCGGACTTGATCGTTTCAGAAAGCATCGGCCTTAGCGCTATCGCGCTCGATGGCGCCGATGTTTACTGGGTCGAGATGCGCCCGGCGGAAAAAGGCCGCTACGTCATCGTGCGCCGCACGCCGGATGGCCGCTGTGCTGATTTCACGCCGCCCGAATACAATGTGCGCACGCGCGTGCACGAATACGGCGGCGGTTCTTATGTTGTCAGCGAGGGCACGGTTTACTTTTCCAGCTTCACCGACCAGCGACTTTACGGCCAGCGTCAGCCAACCTCGCCGCCCGTGCCTTTCACGCAAAAGACCGCGTTGCGCTTTGCCGATGCCGTCATTGATCGTCGCCGCAATCATTTGATCTGTATTTGCGAAGACCATCGCACCGCCGGCAGTGAGCCGATCAATTCGATCATTGCCTTCTCACTCGATCATCCGATTTCCAGCCTGACGCCGCCCAGCAAGATCATCACACTCGCCGCCGAACATGATTTCTTTTCGTCGCCGCGTCTAAGTCCGGCGGGCGATCAATTGGTTTGGCTAACCTGGAATCATCCGCACATGCCGTGGGATGGCACGGAACTGTGGCTGGCTGACGTCAACGCCGACGGCGCGCTCAGCAATCAGCGTGTGATTGCGGGCGGCGTGAATGAGGCCATCTTTCAGCCGCAATGGTCGCCCGATGGCACGCTCTATTTTGTGTCTGACCGCACCGGCTGGTGGAATCTGTATCGCTGGCGCAACGGCCAAGCCGAAGCTCTTTGCCCAATGGAAGCCGAATTCGGTTTGCCGCATTGGGTCTTCGGCATGTCCACCTATGCTTTTGCCTCGGCGGAGCAAATCGTTTGCTCGTACATGAAAGACGGCTTCGCGCATTTAGCCTTGCTGGACACAAACACCCAGCAGCTTGAAAACATCGCCACGCCGTACTCGCGCATTGACAACGTGCGCGCCAATGCGCAACGTGCTGTCTTTCTCGCCGGTTCGCCAACCGAGAGCACCGCCATCGTCAGCTTCGATCTGGCGACGCGGCAGTTCACGACCTTGCAACAGGCGAACAAGCTGGCGCTCGATCCTGGTTACATCTCCGCGCCGCAAGCCATCGAATTCCCCACCACGAATGGCCTGACCGCGCACGCCTTCTTTTATCCGCCAAAAAACAAAGATTGCGCCGCGCCCGCTGGCGAACATCCGCCGCTGTTGGTGATGAGCCACGGCGGGCCGACCGCGATGGCTTCGCCGACGCTCGATCTCGAAACGCAATTCTGGACGAGTCGCGGCATCGCTGTGCTCGACGTGAATTATGGCGGCAGCACCGGCTTCGGACGCGCTTACCGCGAACGCCTGAACGGCAATTGGGGCGTCGTGGATGTGGATGATTGTGTGAACGGCGCGCGCTATCTGGCCGAACAAGGATTAGTGGATGGCGAGCGTCTGGCGATCACGGGCGGCAGCGCGGGCGGTTACACGACGCTCTGCGCGCTGACCTTCCGCGACGCCTTCAAAGCAGGTGCGAGCCATTACGGCGTCAGCGATCTGATCGCGCTCGACGAAGACACGCACAAATTCGAATCACGCTACACGCAAGGGCTGGTCGGCACGAGCCGTGAACTTTACATCGCACGCTCGCCGATTCATCACGTAGACAAACTCAACGTGCCCGTCATTTTCTTTCAAGGCTTGGAAGACAAGATCGTCCCGCCCAATCAGGCTGAAAAGATGGTCGAGGCATTGCGGCGCAAAGGACTGCCCGTGGCGTATGTGGCGTTTGAAGGCGAGCAGCACGGCTTCCGGCAGGCGGCGAATATCAAACGGGCGTTGGAGGGCGAGTTGTATTTTTATGCGCGCGTGTTCGGCTTTGCGCTGGCGGATCAGATCGAGCCAGTACCGATTGAGAATATGTAG
- a CDS encoding RNA-binding protein → MSVRLYVGNLSFNVSEGELEDLFSQAGTVTSANIVTDRDTGRSRGFGFVEMDSKEAAEAAIDQFNGREVGGRALTVNEARPRESRGGGGFGGGGGGGRGGFGGGGGGRGGGGGRGGGGGRGGGFGGGGGRGGDRGGNRY, encoded by the coding sequence ATGTCCGTTAGATTGTATGTCGGCAACCTGTCTTTCAACGTTTCAGAAGGCGAGCTTGAAGACTTGTTCTCGCAAGCTGGTACCGTTACTTCGGCCAACATCGTGACTGATCGCGACACGGGCCGTTCCCGCGGCTTCGGTTTCGTCGAGATGGACTCGAAAGAGGCCGCCGAGGCCGCGATTGACCAGTTCAATGGCCGCGAAGTCGGTGGCCGCGCCTTGACCGTCAACGAAGCCCGCCCGCGTGAAAGCCGCGGTGGCGGCGGCTTCGGCGGCGGGGGGGGCGGCGGTCGTGGCGGCTTTGGCGGCGGCGGCGGCGGTCGTGGTGGCGGCGGCGGTCGTGGCGGCGGCGGCGGTCGTGGCGGCGGCTTCGGCGGCGGTGGCGGCCGTGGCGGCGATCGCGGCGGCAATCGCTACTAA
- a CDS encoding glucosamine-6-phosphate deaminase, translating to MTVGSYGAFAIPLNSTNTPRQTRVILKVFHDKSQLGQAAAAQAAASLNNAIAARGQARLIAATGMSQFEFLQALTQMPGIDWSRVELFHLDEYVGLPLTHPASFRKYLLERFIEPTGMTNHHLLDGEADAEAVCRAVGALIQAAPIDVAFVGIGENGHLAFNDPPADFETEAAYIVVNLDEACRRQQVGEGWFAGLDDVPKQAISMTIKQILNAAEIICIVPDARKAQAVKDCLEGEISPLAPASALRPHGNVTVYLDQHSSALLNPDSINETL from the coding sequence ATGACTGTGGGAAGCTACGGCGCATTCGCAATACCGCTTAACTCTACAAACACACCGAGGCAAACGCGCGTGATTCTAAAGGTCTTCCACGACAAAAGCCAATTGGGCCAAGCTGCCGCTGCACAGGCCGCCGCCAGCCTCAACAACGCCATCGCGGCGCGCGGGCAAGCGCGCCTCATCGCCGCAACCGGCATGTCGCAATTCGAATTCTTGCAAGCGTTGACGCAAATGCCGGGCATTGATTGGTCGCGCGTCGAGCTGTTTCACCTGGATGAATACGTCGGCTTGCCGCTCACGCATCCGGCCAGCTTTCGCAAGTACCTGCTCGAACGGTTCATCGAACCCACCGGAATGACGAACCATCACTTGCTGGATGGCGAGGCCGATGCTGAAGCAGTTTGCCGCGCAGTCGGCGCGTTGATTCAAGCCGCGCCGATTGACGTCGCCTTTGTTGGCATTGGCGAAAACGGGCATCTGGCCTTTAACGATCCGCCCGCCGATTTTGAAACGGAAGCGGCTTACATCGTCGTCAACCTCGACGAAGCCTGCCGCCGCCAGCAAGTCGGCGAAGGCTGGTTCGCCGGGCTGGATGACGTACCCAAGCAAGCCATCTCGATGACGATCAAACAGATTTTGAACGCCGCCGAGATCATCTGCATCGTGCCCGATGCGCGCAAAGCACAGGCGGTGAAGGACTGTTTGGAAGGCGAGATTTCGCCGCTCGCGCCAGCTTCGGCGTTGCGCCCGCACGGCAACGTGACCGTCTATCTCGATCAACATTCATCCGCCTTGCTCAACCCCGACTCCATCAACGAGACACTATGA
- a CDS encoding response regulator, translating into MDTRGELHLLTDNDVKIFPLETPRFTVGRGTENSLCLPHGVVSRAHAEIIRLGDDFLLRDLGSTNGSYVNNVRVAEQMLNDGDHLRFGHGGPEVNFKILSAVASDAPTDGAPKHPRSTTQSLIQSLSGRMLDAMPADPREEANLRCVLAEQHLNQGQAARAMELLNKYTDPATLSALSLPFRASVLLTLGRTYCEGKQTDMALEALQQSLNCYAQSADEAGSADAHAAWARALIGSGELFEARQHLQRSLLATRRAGNTRLLAELHYMLGRVDWKEGDFEGARYHWLRASRLAETTTDQVLRARVKVQEAFVLYAEAKLKDAVPVYQEAIQQIQAIGNTRLLLKAQSGLSRVLTRLGSWGAALRLFEERLQLAQQHKLVKAEAVALTDLAELKLYQGDLMTAWNAIQAAVQRHGQSVYARTQRILGRVLMSRGQRAEAIEALEKGVQVAREKGAFEEQILLELELALVHLEKGDLAKAQTRLEAAEAITALDPELGLAGRVLYVRGSVHAAQQQVAEANRSFAQSLSIFQSIGDQFRTALCEAALGDLRTHVGRLESARAHLEQAQSIFAKLGATGEMRRIEVRLAAGALASVQGAMTAAGPGISKTAYLTMSRPLAKMGATTMLAAPQIVLLAIGNGELASLLARGLEAENYVVEQTQDGKTAYEQVLNKERDFGMLVLDALLAHKSGFDVCRDLRKAKLETPVILLGGRQGIEDKIEALQAGADDFLSKRNLVFEELLAKMEALLR; encoded by the coding sequence ATGGATACGCGTGGCGAGTTGCACCTGCTGACCGACAATGATGTCAAAATCTTTCCGCTCGAAACGCCGCGCTTCACCGTGGGGCGCGGGACGGAAAATTCGCTCTGCCTGCCGCACGGCGTCGTGTCGCGCGCCCACGCCGAAATCATCCGGCTGGGCGATGATTTCCTGTTGCGCGATCTGGGTTCGACCAACGGCAGTTATGTCAACAACGTGCGCGTCGCCGAACAGATGCTCAACGACGGCGACCATCTGCGCTTCGGCCACGGCGGGCCGGAAGTCAATTTCAAAATTCTCAGCGCCGTCGCCAGCGATGCGCCGACTGACGGTGCTCCCAAACATCCGCGCAGCACGACGCAAAGCCTGATTCAATCGCTGTCAGGCCGCATGCTCGATGCGATGCCGGCTGACCCGCGCGAAGAGGCCAACTTGCGCTGTGTGCTGGCCGAGCAGCATCTCAACCAGGGCCAGGCAGCGCGCGCGATGGAATTGCTCAACAAATACACCGATCCGGCGACGCTCAGCGCCTTGTCGTTGCCGTTTCGCGCTTCAGTGCTGTTGACGCTCGGGCGCACCTATTGCGAGGGCAAGCAAACCGACATGGCATTGGAGGCCTTGCAACAGAGCCTGAATTGCTATGCCCAGTCCGCCGATGAAGCCGGCAGCGCCGACGCGCACGCCGCGTGGGCGCGCGCCCTGATCGGCAGCGGCGAACTGTTTGAGGCGCGCCAGCATTTGCAACGGTCTTTGCTGGCTACGCGGCGCGCGGGCAATACGCGCTTGCTGGCCGAATTGCATTACATGCTGGGCCGGGTGGATTGGAAGGAAGGCGATTTTGAAGGCGCGCGCTATCACTGGTTGCGCGCTTCGCGGCTGGCTGAAACGACGACCGATCAGGTCTTACGCGCGCGCGTCAAAGTGCAGGAAGCCTTCGTGCTCTATGCCGAAGCCAAGTTGAAAGACGCCGTGCCTGTCTATCAAGAAGCTATCCAGCAGATTCAAGCCATCGGTAACACGCGCTTGCTGCTCAAGGCGCAAAGCGGGCTTTCGCGCGTGCTGACGCGGCTGGGTTCGTGGGGCGCGGCGTTGCGCTTGTTTGAAGAGCGCTTGCAATTGGCCCAGCAGCACAAGCTGGTCAAGGCCGAAGCCGTCGCGCTGACTGATCTGGCGGAATTGAAACTGTATCAGGGCGATTTGATGACGGCCTGGAATGCGATTCAGGCCGCCGTCCAGCGCCACGGGCAGTCAGTGTATGCGCGCACGCAGCGCATCCTGGGCCGCGTGCTGATGTCGCGCGGGCAACGCGCCGAAGCGATTGAAGCGTTGGAGAAAGGCGTGCAAGTCGCCCGCGAAAAGGGGGCCTTTGAAGAGCAGATTCTGCTCGAACTGGAACTGGCGCTGGTGCATTTGGAAAAGGGCGATCTCGCCAAAGCGCAAACTCGGCTCGAAGCCGCCGAAGCCATCACCGCGCTCGATCCTGAACTGGGTCTGGCGGGCCGTGTGCTTTATGTGCGCGGCAGCGTGCACGCCGCGCAACAGCAGGTGGCCGAAGCCAATCGCAGCTTTGCGCAGAGCCTTTCGATCTTTCAAAGCATCGGCGATCAATTCCGCACCGCCTTGTGCGAAGCGGCGCTCGGCGATTTGCGCACGCACGTCGGACGCCTGGAATCAGCGCGCGCGCATTTGGAACAGGCGCAAAGCATCTTCGCCAAACTCGGCGCGACTGGCGAAATGCGCCGCATTGAAGTCCGCCTGGCTGCCGGGGCGCTCGCCAGCGTGCAAGGTGCCATGACTGCGGCAGGGCCGGGCATTTCCAAAACGGCCTATCTGACCATGTCGCGCCCGCTGGCGAAAATGGGCGCAACGACGATGCTGGCCGCGCCGCAGATCGTGTTGCTGGCGATCGGCAACGGTGAACTCGCCAGTTTGCTGGCGCGCGGGTTGGAAGCCGAAAACTACGTCGTCGAACAAACGCAGGATGGCAAGACTGCATACGAACAGGTGCTCAACAAAGAGCGCGACTTCGGCATGCTGGTGCTGGATGCCTTGCTGGCGCACAAATCCGGCTTCGATGTTTGCCGCGATCTGCGTAAAGCGAAACTCGAAACGCCTGTCATCCTGCTCGGCGGCCGCCAGGGCATCGAAGACAAAATCGAAGCGCTGCAAGCCGGTGCTGATGATTTCCTGAGCAAACGGAATCTGGTCTTCGAGGAATTGCTGGCAAAGATGGAAGCGTTGTTAAGGTAG
- a CDS encoding MFS transporter: MPTSPKPPIKHLRWYIAIMLCLASELNYLDRQTLAVLIGTIKEELHLSSANYGDINAWFLLSYGVMYLVSGRVIDTIGTRRGFMFFVSGWSLANVLHVLARTVGQFSFFRGLLGVFEPGSFPGGVRAVAEWFPIKERAMAVGIFNAGTALGSMVAAPIVSFIALQFGWRAAFVFTGSLGFVWVAAWTVIYFLPKDHPRLSAEERELIQADQQAEGEHNAPASLWVLLRMKETWGCVLARVLTDPISYFLNFWIPLYFQKERGFDLKQIGLFVWIPFAALALGNLFSGAMPRWLIARGWELNRARKTTMLFVSLAMPVLCLLVTRVASPALALAVVTGMMFGHAAWGNITLPAEIFPRHAIGTVTGLGGALGALMGALTQKYIGRVVDTLSFAPIFAACAGMYLLALLLVHLLIGRLGTIRQVPASVATRG; the protein is encoded by the coding sequence ATGCCCACTTCACCCAAACCGCCCATCAAACATTTGCGCTGGTACATCGCCATCATGCTCTGTCTGGCGTCGGAGTTGAATTATCTCGACCGGCAGACGCTGGCGGTGTTGATCGGTACGATCAAGGAAGAACTCCACCTCAGTTCGGCCAATTACGGGGACATCAATGCGTGGTTTTTGTTGAGTTACGGCGTGATGTATCTGGTCAGCGGGCGTGTCATTGACACTATTGGTACGCGACGCGGCTTCATGTTTTTTGTTTCGGGCTGGTCGCTAGCGAATGTCTTGCATGTGTTGGCGCGCACGGTCGGGCAGTTTTCATTCTTTCGCGGGTTGCTGGGCGTCTTCGAACCGGGCAGCTTCCCCGGTGGCGTGCGTGCCGTCGCTGAATGGTTCCCAATCAAAGAACGCGCAATGGCTGTGGGCATTTTCAACGCGGGCACAGCGCTGGGTTCGATGGTGGCCGCGCCGATTGTTTCGTTTATCGCGCTGCAATTCGGCTGGCGTGCGGCGTTTGTGTTCACGGGTTCATTGGGCTTCGTGTGGGTCGCGGCGTGGACGGTGATTTACTTTCTACCCAAAGATCATCCGCGTTTGAGCGCAGAGGAGCGCGAGTTGATTCAGGCCGACCAGCAGGCCGAAGGCGAGCACAATGCGCCCGCGTCGTTGTGGGTGTTGCTGCGGATGAAAGAAACGTGGGGCTGCGTGCTGGCGCGCGTGCTGACCGATCCGATCAGTTACTTCTTGAATTTCTGGATTCCGCTCTACTTTCAAAAAGAGCGCGGCTTTGATTTGAAGCAGATCGGCCTGTTCGTCTGGATTCCGTTCGCCGCGTTGGCGCTGGGCAATCTGTTTAGCGGGGCAATGCCGCGCTGGTTGATTGCGCGGGGCTGGGAACTGAATCGCGCGCGCAAGACCACCATGCTCTTTGTGTCATTGGCGATGCCGGTGTTGTGTTTGCTGGTGACGCGGGTGGCGAGTCCGGCGTTGGCGTTGGCGGTCGTGACGGGGATGATGTTTGGTCACGCGGCTTGGGGAAACATCACGTTGCCCGCCGAGATCTTTCCGCGTCACGCCATCGGGACAGTGACGGGCTTGGGCGGCGCATTGGGCGCGTTGATGGGCGCATTGACGCAAAAGTACATCGGGCGCGTAGTGGATACGCTATCATTCGCGCCGATCTTTGCGGCGTGCGCGGGAATGTATTTGCTAGCGCTGTTGTTGGTGCATTTGTTAATTGGCCGGTTGGGGACGATTCGGCAAGTGCCAGCAAGCGTTGCAACGCGCGGGTGA